The nucleotide sequence CCGGCTGGCTGGCGATCAGGCTGATGTCCGAGTGACCCTCGATGGCCTTGAGGAAGCCTTCCCCACGGTCACGTGTCGCGGAGGCACCGGCCACGCCCTCTAGCTGTACGACCTTGCCTTCTCCGCCGAGTTTCTCGGCGATGAAGCTGCCGGCCAGTTCGCCACCCGCGACGTTGTCGGAGGCCACGTGGGCGGCGATCCGGCCGCCGTTGGCGCTACGATCCAGCGTCACCACCGGCACGTTGCGTGCATTGGCGGTACGCACGCTGGAGACGACGGCGTCGGAGTCGGTCGGGTTGACCAGCAGCAGGTCCACGCCACGTGACAGGGCGTCTTCCACGTTGGACAGCTCACGTGCGGCGTCATTGCTGGAATCCAGCACGATCAGCTCATGGCCGAGCTCCGCCGCCTTGTCCTTGGCACCCTGCTGCAGGCTGACGAAGAACGGGTTGTTGAGTGTGGACACGACCAGCGCGATCTTGTCCGCCATGGCGGATTGCACCGGCATCATGCTCAGACCGGCGGCGGTGATGGCGGTGGTCAGCGAGGAAACGAGCAGTTTTTTCATGGCGTGGTTCCTTTCATTGTTGTCGACGCCATCGTCTGGCGTCTTCGTTGTCGGCGACCCTGGCGATTCATGACCCCGTGGTTGGCGCACGGGATCGAGGGTCTTCGATGCTGCCGGGAATGAAATCGCAAGCGTCTTTCGCGCGCGTTCGAGACTATTTCTGGGC is from Cobetia marina and encodes:
- the rbsB gene encoding ribose ABC transporter substrate-binding protein RbsB, with amino-acid sequence MKKLLVSSLTTAITAAGLSMMPVQSAMADKIALVVSTLNNPFFVSLQQGAKDKAAELGHELIVLDSSNDAARELSNVEDALSRGVDLLLVNPTDSDAVVSSVRTANARNVPVVTLDRSANGGRIAAHVASDNVAGGELAGSFIAEKLGGEGKVVQLEGVAGASATRDRGEGFLKAIEGHSDISLIASQPANFNRTQGLNVMENLLQAHPEVNAVFAQNDEMALGAQRALQAAGKDILLVGFDGTDEGIKAVQAGKMDATIAQQPSLIGSLGVEVADKLLKGEDVDKTTDVPLKLITE